One Candidatus Methylomirabilota bacterium genomic region harbors:
- a CDS encoding potassium channel family protein — protein MDIAYSVVLLAAVYAVSEKRQLFTIALVLAIPIIAARWLNYFLQNDLFALVSKSLTILFLIFIAITVLFHVLKDEEVTADKIYGALVVYLLIGFTWALLFTVIEGIRPQSFLIGDLQRASIRDMSTHFTYYSFVTLTTLGYGDITPLTPAAKTFSFMEAVFGQIYIAVLIARLVGLHIAYSMKKDSS, from the coding sequence ATGGACATCGCCTATTCCGTTGTTCTTCTCGCTGCGGTATACGCCGTCAGCGAGAAGAGACAACTGTTTACGATTGCCTTGGTTCTCGCCATTCCCATCATTGCTGCAAGGTGGTTGAATTATTTTCTGCAAAACGATCTCTTTGCTCTGGTAAGCAAAAGTCTTACGATTCTGTTCTTGATCTTTATAGCAATTACCGTACTTTTTCATGTCTTGAAAGACGAGGAGGTGACAGCTGACAAGATATATGGTGCGCTCGTCGTGTACCTGCTGATTGGGTTCACGTGGGCTTTGCTTTTTACTGTCATAGAGGGCATTCGACCTCAGTCGTTTTTGATTGGTGATCTCCAGCGTGCCAGTATCCGCGATATGTCCACGCACTTCACGTACTACAGTTTCGTGACTTTAACCACATTGGGCTATGGGGATATTACTCCCCTTACCCCCGCGGCGAAGACCTTTTCCTTTATGGAGGCGGTCTTCGGCCAAATCTATATAGCCGTATTGATTGCCCGCCTCGTGGGCTTACATATTGCGTACTCCATGAAAAAAGATTCGTCATGA
- the rpiA gene encoding ribose-5-phosphate isomerase RpiA: protein MAKEAAVSGAQGDVLAMLASRALEFVRDGAIVGLGTGRAATAFLHALAARVKEGLSVRGVPTSEETARLARELGIPLVGLDEGPIDVTVDGADEVDPQLNLIKGYGGALVRERIVTAASRMQVILVDDSKLVPKLGTRGRLPIEVIPFALPLCIRRLKELGCRPTLRSVEGKPFFSDNGNVILDCAIGPLEDPAALDSEIRNIPGVVGTGLFLGSAHTVLVAEGGMVRELRRKEA from the coding sequence ATGGCGAAGGAGGCTGCCGTGTCCGGGGCGCAGGGCGATGTGCTCGCTATGCTTGCCAGTCGGGCTCTTGAGTTTGTGCGAGACGGCGCCATCGTCGGGCTCGGCACGGGCCGCGCTGCGACGGCCTTTCTCCACGCCCTCGCTGCCCGGGTGAAGGAGGGGCTCTCGGTCCGGGGCGTGCCCACCTCTGAGGAAACAGCGCGCCTCGCCCGCGAGCTGGGCATTCCGCTTGTTGGGCTCGACGAGGGCCCCATCGATGTCACCGTAGACGGGGCTGACGAGGTAGACCCCCAGCTCAACCTGATCAAGGGGTATGGAGGGGCGCTAGTGCGGGAACGGATCGTCACGGCTGCATCCCGAATGCAGGTGATCCTCGTGGATGATTCCAAGCTTGTACCCAAGCTGGGTACCAGGGGTCGGTTACCCATCGAGGTGATCCCGTTCGCCCTTCCCCTCTGCATCCGGCGCCTCAAGGAGCTCGGGTGCCGGCCGACACTCCGCTCGGTCGAGGGGAAGCCTTTTTTCAGTGACAACGGAAATGTCATTCTCGACTGTGCAATCGGACCACTCGAGGACCCTGCAGCCCTCGATAGCGAGATCCGGAATATTCCGGGTGTGGTGGGTACCGGGCTCTTCCTCGGATCGGCCCACACTGTGCTGGTAGCCGAGGGAGGCATGGTCCGGGAACTAAGACGAAAAGAAGCGTAA
- a CDS encoding phosphoketolase family protein, with the protein MHGDRSCAHDKQRRKLAEYSLEKTKEKAMTKPLSPKELQAMDAYWRATNYLSVGQIYLCDNPLLKEPLKLEHVKPRLLGHWGTTPGLNFIYVHLNRVIKAQDLSMIYIAGPGHGGPGLVANTYLEGTYSEYYPNISEDEEGVHKLFKQFSFPGGVPSHVAPETPGSIHEGGELGYAVSHAYGAAFDNPDLIVACVVGDGEAETGPLAASWHSNKFLNPATDGAVLPILHLNGYKIANPTVLARISHEELESLFIGYGHKPYFVEGSDPETMHQLMAATLDTVIAEIKAIQHDARSNGVAARPRWPMIVLRTPKGWTGPKEVDGKKTEDFWRSHQVPFAAMAANPDHVKLLEEWMKSYRPKELFDENGKLIRELAELAPKGHRRMGDNPHANGGILLKDLKMPDFRDYAVDVPAPGHGLGEATRVMGLFLRDVMKRNMESRNFRVMGPDETASNRLGALFEVTDRSWMDGTIPEDDHLSPNGRVMEILSEHTCQGWLEGYLLTGRHGFFSCYEAFIHLVDSMFNQHAKWLKVTRQDIPWRRPIASLNYLLTSHVWRQDHNGFSHQDPGFIDHVVNKKAEVVRVYLPPDANTLLSVTDHCLRSRNYVNVIVAGKQPQPQWLDMDAAIKHCTSGIGIWEWASNDKGTEPDVVMACAGDVPTIETLAAVDLLRQHVPDLKVRVINVVNLMKLQPQSEHPHGLSDKDFDTLFTTDKPIIFAFHGYPWLIHRLTYRRTNHKNLHVRGYKEEGTTTTPFDMVVRNDLDRFHLVDDVIDRVPKLGYIAAYAKQAIWDKLIEHKEYIAKYGEDMPEIREWTWQWNGK; encoded by the coding sequence CTGCACGGCGACCGGTCTTGTGCACACGATAAGCAACGGAGGAAACTTGCCGAGTACTCCCTCGAAAAAACAAAGGAGAAAGCCATGACCAAACCCCTCTCCCCAAAAGAGCTGCAAGCCATGGACGCGTACTGGCGGGCAACAAACTACCTGTCCGTCGGCCAAATCTATCTCTGTGACAATCCGTTACTGAAGGAGCCTCTAAAACTGGAACACGTCAAGCCAAGGCTGCTCGGACACTGGGGGACCACGCCCGGGTTGAACTTCATCTATGTGCACCTCAACCGCGTGATCAAGGCACAAGATCTAAGCATGATCTACATCGCCGGCCCCGGTCATGGCGGTCCGGGGTTGGTCGCTAACACGTACCTCGAAGGGACGTATAGCGAGTACTACCCAAATATTTCCGAGGATGAAGAGGGGGTGCACAAGCTGTTCAAGCAGTTCTCGTTCCCCGGTGGGGTCCCCAGCCACGTCGCCCCCGAAACCCCTGGCTCCATCCACGAGGGGGGTGAACTCGGTTACGCCGTCTCTCATGCGTATGGAGCCGCCTTCGACAACCCAGACCTCATCGTTGCCTGCGTGGTGGGGGACGGGGAAGCGGAAACAGGCCCCCTCGCCGCTTCGTGGCATTCAAATAAGTTTCTCAATCCGGCAACCGACGGTGCCGTGCTCCCCATCCTGCATCTGAATGGCTACAAGATTGCCAATCCAACGGTGCTGGCACGGATCAGCCATGAGGAACTGGAAAGCTTGTTCATTGGCTATGGCCACAAGCCCTATTTTGTCGAGGGCTCTGACCCCGAAACCATGCACCAGTTGATGGCGGCAACCCTGGATACCGTGATTGCTGAGATTAAAGCAATCCAGCACGACGCCCGTAGCAATGGTGTCGCCGCGCGCCCCCGGTGGCCGATGATTGTCCTGCGGACCCCCAAGGGCTGGACGGGTCCGAAAGAAGTCGATGGCAAGAAAACGGAAGATTTCTGGCGATCGCATCAGGTTCCGTTCGCCGCCATGGCAGCGAACCCGGATCACGTCAAGCTGCTCGAGGAGTGGATGAAGAGCTACAGGCCCAAAGAGCTCTTTGACGAGAACGGGAAGCTGATTCGAGAACTTGCCGAGCTGGCGCCCAAGGGACATCGTCGCATGGGTGACAACCCCCACGCCAACGGCGGCATCCTGCTCAAAGACCTGAAGATGCCCGACTTCCGGGACTACGCCGTCGACGTGCCTGCACCCGGTCATGGTTTGGGGGAAGCCACCCGCGTGATGGGCCTTTTTTTGCGGGATGTGATGAAGCGCAATATGGAGAGCAGGAATTTCCGGGTGATGGGCCCGGACGAGACAGCCTCGAATCGTCTCGGGGCCTTATTTGAAGTGACGGATCGGTCATGGATGGATGGAACCATCCCTGAGGATGACCACCTTTCCCCAAACGGTCGGGTGATGGAAATCCTCAGCGAACATACCTGCCAAGGCTGGCTGGAAGGGTACCTCCTCACCGGTCGCCACGGTTTCTTCTCTTGCTACGAGGCGTTTATCCATCTCGTGGACTCGATGTTCAATCAACACGCCAAGTGGCTCAAGGTGACGAGGCAAGACATTCCGTGGCGGCGTCCCATCGCCTCCCTCAACTATCTGCTGACGTCCCACGTCTGGCGGCAGGACCACAACGGCTTCAGCCACCAAGACCCTGGGTTTATCGATCATGTCGTCAATAAGAAGGCGGAGGTGGTTCGCGTGTACCTCCCCCCTGATGCCAACACCCTGCTTTCCGTCACGGACCATTGCCTGAGGAGCCGCAACTATGTCAACGTCATAGTGGCAGGGAAACAACCGCAACCGCAGTGGCTTGATATGGATGCTGCCATCAAGCACTGCACTTCGGGTATTGGGATTTGGGAATGGGCGAGCAACGATAAAGGGACAGAGCCGGACGTGGTCATGGCATGCGCTGGAGACGTGCCTACGATTGAAACCCTTGCTGCGGTTGACTTACTCCGCCAACATGTACCCGACCTGAAGGTGCGGGTGATCAACGTGGTCAACCTGATGAAGCTTCAGCCACAAAGCGAGCATCCACACGGCCTATCGGACAAAGATTTTGATACCCTCTTCACCACCGACAAGCCGATCATCTTTGCCTTTCACGGCTATCCCTGGTTGATCCACCGCCTGACCTACCGTCGGACGAACCACAAGAATCTCCACGTTCGCGGGTATAAGGAAGAGGGGACAACCACCACGCCCTTTGACATGGTTGTCCGCAACGATCTGGATCGCTTTCACCTCGTAGATGATGTGATTGATCGGGTACCAAAGCTTGGATATATCGCTGCGTATGCCAAGCAGGCGATCTGGGATAAGCTGATTGAGCATAAGGAGTATATCGCCAAGTACGGAGAGGATATGCCGGAGATTCGCGAGTGGACGTGGCAGTGGAACGGCAAATGA